A genomic region of Macrobrachium nipponense isolate FS-2020 chromosome 40, ASM1510439v2, whole genome shotgun sequence contains the following coding sequences:
- the LOC135211808 gene encoding uncharacterized protein LOC135211808 produces MERKLESHIEKGQTIDKVELALINNERRRWREVLTRFWQNEIFLSYTLYQPNNGNFLKEVELMAQFDPVLKEHIAKVQGGASHTSYLGNIIQNEFIDCINTRWESRINSVEVVRFQAAKVRDALLEVRASTAEPAIKIEAQALAEEVGSYRFSICNGGVRTMVRVTQCHYLVQNRIREEGRASLPQIKQTRRRKQSPAGANDA; encoded by the exons ATGGAAAGAAAACTGGAGAGTCATATTGAAAAAGGGCAAACAATTGACAAAGTTGAGCTGGCACTAATAAACAATGAACGACGTAGGTGGCGAGAGGTACTTACCAGGTTCTGGCAGAACGAAATCTTCCTCTCATACACACTTTACCAGCCCAATAATGGGAACTTTCTGAAAGAAGTTGAACTCATGGCTCAGTTTGACCCTGTTCTCAAAGAACATATTGCGAAGGTGCAAGGAGGTGCCAGTCATACATCCTACCTAGgcaatattattcaaaatgagtttATTGACTGCATCA ACACACGGTGGGAGAGTCGAATCAATAGTGTTGAGGTTGTAAGATTCCAGGCTGCAAAAGTGAGAGATGCTCTTTTAGAGGTGAGAGCAAGCACTGCAGAACCAGCTATTAAAATCGAAGCACAAGCTTTAGCAGAAGAGGTGGGATCATACCGGTTCTCTATTTGTAATGGTGGTGTG AGGACTATGGTACGGGTAACCCAGTGCCACTATCTTGTCCAGAACCGAATAAGAGAAGAGGGTAGAGCTTCACTACcccaaataaaacaaacaagaagaagaaagcaatCCCCTGCAGGAGCCAATGATGCATGA